Proteins encoded in a region of the Carassius gibelio isolate Cgi1373 ecotype wild population from Czech Republic chromosome B5, carGib1.2-hapl.c, whole genome shotgun sequence genome:
- the flot2a gene encoding flotillin-2a, which produces MGNCHTVGPNEALVVSGGCCGSDGKSYTVGGWAWAWWLITDIQKITLEIMTLQPKCEDVETAEGVAITVTGVAQVKVMTDNELLGYACEQFLGKTVAEIKSVILQTLEGHLRSILGTLTVEQIYQDRDQFAKLVREVAAPDVGRMGIEILSFTIKDVYDKVEYLSSLGKSQTAAVQRDADIGVAEAERDAGIREAECKKEMMDVKFQADTRMANSKRELEMQKAAFNQEVNTKKAEAQLAYELQAAKEQQKIRLEEIEIEVVQRKKQITIEEKEILRTDKELIATVRRPAEAEAYKMQQLAEAQKIKKVLTAQAEAEKIKRIGEAEAGSIEAVGKAEAEKMRLKAEAYQQYGEAAKTALVLEALPKIAEQVAAPLSRTNEIVILSGDGGRITGEVNRLLAELPVSVNALTGVDLSKIPLLQKMTNPQA; this is translated from the exons ATGGGGAATTGCCACACGGTAGGACCAAACGAAGCCTTGGTGGTATCAG GTGGCTGCTGTGGCTCTGATGGGAAGAGCTATACAGTGGGCGGCTGGGCCTGGGCATGGTGGCTTATCACCGACATTCAGAA GATAACCCTTGAGATTATGACCCTGCAACCCAAGTGTGAGGATGTAGAGACAGCGGAGGGGGTAGCTATTACTGTCACAGGTGTGGCACAG GTGAAGGTCATGACTGACAATGAGCTGCTGGGTTATGCCTGTGAACAGTTCCTGGGCAAGACCGTGGCAGAGATTAAAAGTGTCATTCTGCAGACGCTGGAAGGTCACTTGCGCTCTATTCTGG GGACTCTGACTGTGGAGCAGATCTACCAGGATAGGGATCAGTTTGCCAAGCTGGTGAGGGAGGTGGCGGCACCTGATGTGGGCAGGATGGGCATTGAGATCCTAAGCTTTACTATCAAG GATGTGTATGATAAGGTGGAATATTTGAGCTCCTTGGGGAAATCCCAGACTGCTGCTGTTCAGAGAGATGCTGACATTGGTGTAGCTGAAGCAGAGAGAGACGCTGGAATCAGG GAAGCAGAATGTAAGAAGGAGATGATGGATGTTAAATTCCAGGCCGATACAAGAATGGCAAACTCAAAGAGAGAGCTGGAGATGCAGAAGGCTGCCTTCAACCAAGAAGTGAACACAAAG AAAGCTGAGGCGCAATTGGCCTATGAGCTCCAGGCAGCCAAGGAGCAGCAGAAGATCAGACTGGAGGAGATTGAGATCGAGGTGGTTCAGAGGAAGAAGCAGATCACCATTGAGGAGAAAGAGATCCTCAGGACAGATAAAGAGCTGATCGCCACCGTGAGGAGACCAGCTGAGGCTGAAGCCTACAAGATGCAGCAGCTCGCAGAGGCACAGAA AATAAAGAAGGTGTTGACGGCACAGGCTGAAGCGGAGAAGATCAAGCGTATTGGAGAAGCAGAGGCCGGCTCCATTGAGGCTGTGGGTAAAGCCGAAGCTGAGAAGATGAGGCTCAAAGCTGAGGCCTATCAGCAGTACGGAGAGGCTGCAAAGACTGCCCTCGTCCTGGAGGCTCTGCCAAAG ATTGCTGAACAGGTGGCAGCACCCTTGAGTCGTACCAATGAGATTGTGATCCTGAGCGGCGACGGTGGCCGTATAACTGGGGAAGTGAATCGTCTGTTGGCTGAACTGCCGGTGTCTGTAAACGCCCTCACAGGGGTGGATCTCTCCAAG ATCCCTTTGCTTCAGAAAATGACCAATCCTCAAGCTTGA